One Halobacterium sp. DL1 DNA window includes the following coding sequences:
- a CDS encoding glutaredoxin, which produces MALTLYALDGCPYCETVSDALDEHGLDYETEWVEALHSERNDVKRVSGQRGVPVLVDEERGVTMAESENILDYVEVTLA; this is translated from the coding sequence ATGGCTCTGACCCTGTACGCACTCGACGGCTGTCCGTACTGCGAGACGGTCTCGGACGCCCTCGACGAACACGGCCTCGACTACGAGACGGAGTGGGTCGAGGCGCTGCACTCCGAGCGGAACGACGTCAAGCGCGTGAGCGGCCAGCGCGGCGTCCCGGTGCTCGTCGACGAGGAGCGCGGCGTGACGATGGCCGAGAGCGAGAACATCCTTGACTACGTCGAGGTGACGCTGGCGTGA
- a CDS encoding tRNA-binding protein, which translates to MADSLFETTFRVGEVVDAEPFEEARKPELAKLQVDLGDEVVNSAAQTGYNYTPDELVGRQVLCATNLGTVNIAGYESEVLTVGVPDEDDHPVLVAPDEGVPLGGELY; encoded by the coding sequence ATGGCAGACAGTCTCTTCGAGACGACGTTCCGCGTCGGCGAAGTCGTCGACGCCGAACCGTTCGAGGAAGCCCGGAAGCCCGAACTCGCGAAACTCCAGGTCGACCTCGGCGACGAGGTCGTCAACTCGGCCGCACAGACCGGCTACAACTACACCCCAGACGAACTGGTCGGGCGGCAGGTGCTGTGTGCGACGAACCTCGGCACCGTCAACATCGCCGGCTACGAATCAGAAGTGCTCACCGTCGGTGTCCCAGACGAGGACGACCACCCCGTGCTCGTCGCGCCGGACGAGGGCGTGCCGCTGGGCGGCGAACTCTACTGA